The Puniceicoccaceae bacterium DNA segment TCAGCATTGGCCGAGCGGGAATTCCCGCCAACAGCCGCCTCAATGTCGCCATGATCGGTGCGGGCAACATTGCAAGCATGGCCTATGCGGGAACCCCCAATGAAAACTGGGTTGCGCTCTGCGATGTCGACTCCACCTATCTCGACGAAGCCAAGGCAACCCATGCCAACGCTGCCAACGCCAGAACCTTTCGCGACTTCCGGGAAATGTTTGACAAAATGGGTGGCGAAATTGACGCCGTTTGCATTTCCACTCCAGACCACACGCATTTTGCCGCAACGCTCTGGGCGATGCAGCACGACTGTCATGTCTGTACGCAAAAACCGCTTACCCGCACCGTTTGGGAATCCCGCGCACTGCTCCAGGCGGCAAGCGAAAAGCCCCACCTCATCACCAACATGGCCAACCAAGGTCATACTTATGATGGAATTCGCCAGGCACGGGAGTGGATCGAACACGGTCTCATCGGTGAGGTCAAAACCGTGCACAGTTTCGAATCGGGTCCCAAATGGGGCAACCGCTGGTTCCAGAAACCTCCCAGTTTTCCACCTCCCTTCGAAGCAATTCCGGAAACACTCGAATGGGATCTCTGGCTGGGTCCACTCTACCCCCGGGAGTTCAGCTCCTACTATCATCCACTGAAATGGCGTTCGTTCTGGGATTTGGGAACTGGCATGCTGGGAGACTGGTTTTGCCACACCTGTGATGGACCCGTCTGGAGTCTGGGCCTCTACCAACCCGAATACGTGGAACTGATCGGCAAGGACGGCGACAACGGCCTGACGTTCATCCCGGACCGCTCCATCGTCAAGTGGCACTTCCCCGCACGCGCAAACCATCCTGCCTGTGACCTTTTCTGGTATGATGGGGGTCTTCGCCCACAACGCCCGGAAAAGTGGAGCTGGGGTCCAGTCCCTGCACGGGGTTCCTATTTTGAGGGAAGTGAGAATACCCTTTTCCTCGATGAGCGTTCCAACAATCCGCGATTGGTCAACCGTGAGGAAATGATTGCATTCTCCCGCAACGGACAACCCGCAGAACGCTACGAACGCACCGTCGAAAAAGATCCCTTCAAGGAATGGGTCGCCGCCATCAAGGGCGAAGGCCCACTGCCGGGTTCCCGATTTGAATACGCCGCACGCCTCACCGAGGTGGCCCTTCTCGGTGTGCTTGCACAACGCTTCGGCGGGCGTCTCGATTGGGATGCCGCACAGGGACGCATCACCAACCGTCCCGAACTCAACGCATTCTTGCGCGAACCCTGCCGGCGGGACTGGATCATTGGTGAAACCTACCCCATGCAACTGGACGACTCCCTTCGCCAACCCACGCTCTAGTGCGCATGAATTCTTTCCCTGCAGAAATGGGGAATTCTCCCATTCCTACAGAGACCACTTTCAGCAAGGAGCGAATCGATCAGGAATGCAACCTGCTCTGCATTTTGCCATGCAGATGCAGATCCCAGTCATTTCAAAGCGCAAACCGTCGCTTCTCCCATTGCATTCCTCCTTGCGTTTCCAACTGTTTTTGAACAACGTGGGGTTCTTCCGTGTCGCAGGGAGGTATTGTATGAGAAAAGTCAGTATGCTTTGGATGTTGTGGATTGCTGCAGGCATCCACTTGAACGCCTTCCCCGTGGACCCGCTCGAACACGGATCGTATCCCGTTGCAACCAGCAACCTGCAGGCTCACCGCCCTACCGATGCGACCATGGCTCACTACCTGCGTGGTACCTTCATCAATGGGGAAGCACGTTATGTCAGCTCCCTGCTGGATTTCCCGTTGTCCGCCGCAATGACAACAGTTCAGGTTCCCAATGATTTTGAACTGTATGGCGTCTATGCAGACCAGAGCCTACCCGTCCTCATGGTGGTGCTCTACCCCACTCACCCTGACAATTCGCACGACGATTATCGCTTTCCCTATGACGGACAGCCTGATACCCTTTTTCCGCGCATGCAGCCTCCGGGCCATCCGCCCATCCCCTTCCATCCGCAGAAGCGTTTTCCACTCATCATGATGTCCCATGGGCATCAATCCCATGCCTTGCAAAACCTTGAGGAAATGCGCTTTCTTGCCAGCCACGGTTATGTGGTGGCCGGCATTTTCCACGGGGACGGGCGTATTTCCGATGGCCAGGCAGAGCGTTTTCTGCGGCCACTCATGATCAAGGCAGCCACCCACTATCTACTCGTTCACCCGTTCTTTACCGGGATGATCGATTCTGAGCGCATGGGAATTTCGGGCACCAGTTTTGGCGGATTCACGGGTTTGACCGTACTGGGTGCAAAATTTCTAAACCACCCCAGTTCACAGAGCGATATTCGCTACAAGGCCGGGTTTGCAACCGTTCCCTGGCTGGGAGCAGGACCCGATGTCCCCTTCCCCGACGATTATGCCAGCCTCGCCAACATCACAGCACCCTTTCTCGCAGTGGTTGGTGAGCGTGATACCGTTGCACCACCAGACCGTGCGCTCGAGGGGTTGCAGCACACTTCTGGCCCCACGTATGCGTTTCAATTTCAGGGAGAAGGTCACAATTTTTCACAGACCGCCTTGCGGGAATCGCGCACGCTGCAGGTGATGTTTTTTGATGCCTTCCTCAAAGACAGTGCCATTTCAAAACAAGTGCTGGATGGACCTGTGACAATCAGGGGTGGTATCGAGGATCAAAAGGTGCTGCAGCGGCATCCGGTCGCTGAACCCGTAGATCCCAACGCACCGGGAGAGTGATTTTGCAGGCGGCCTTCAACGGCAGCACGGATCGCTTTCCTGCCAAGACAGATTCACTACACAGGTGAAATAACATAGTCAGGCAGCCAGCCCTCTGCTCCATCTTGCTTGCAGCACCAGTGCCATCCTCCCAGTTCCTTCTGGGACTGCACAATATCGCCTTTTTTGACGGAGAGTTCACGCGATGAGAAATTCTCGATCACTTCCGTTTGAGCGGCTTGCGCATCCTTTAGAACGGATTCGTGAACCCATGCACCAACCCGCTCACCCGCAACGTTCACCCAAACCCATTCCGTCCAGGTCGTATCCCGTTTTTCAATCCTTACCTGATCCCCAATTCGAACCTCCAGCGGGTGCGGATAGTTCACTTCAAAGTCGCTGAGTGCTTGATAGTTCACCATAGAAAAAGAGTTGGATGGGGATGAAGCTGAATGATTGGTAAGGTTGTTGGTGCAACAACCTTAACCTATGACTTTGAAATCATATGACAACTCCGAAGCACATCCAAATGCTGGAGCACATCTCACTCAATGTGCCTGCTCCACGACCTTATCGACACCCGACAACTCGTGTTCCCTGGCGACCAGTTCCACGATTCCATTGACGTTTCCGCGCAATTGAACCAGATGCAGTTCCTGCTGTTCCAAGGACACGACAATGATCTCTCGAACCCGCTCAAGGTGCCTGGGGTCCGATCTCACCAGAATGAGACTGCCACGGGTATCCTCATAGTTGCGCACGATGGCATCATACCCTTCCCCCATCAAAGATTCCAGCAGGTGGACCAGCCGCTGTCGGCAGGATGGATTCGCTCCGGTCACGAGGGAGTGATCCAGTGAATAGACTCCCACCTGAACTTTGCTCACCTGCTGCAAGATCCCCAGTGCTACGTCAGCATCACTATCGTCAGACAAGGAGATAACCTTGCGGGCCAGTCCCAGCATGAGTGAGCCAATGCCAAACTCGGCTTCGACCTGATATCCCGATGCAGCCCCACGAACAACAGAATCCCGCAGGCGATGGAATGAACCATCCACACCAAAACAGCCCGTCAGGCTGAGCAGACACAGTGCAGACACCATCAGGGTGACTGCACGGGTCCAGATTCCGTTCCTATTCATCGTGCTCGGATTCTTCAAGGTCCTCGAGTTCATCGATGCCAAACTGGCTTCCCAAACGTGAGAGCATGTCGAGATCGATGTCACCGACGACATTGACAATCGTCATCTT contains these protein-coding regions:
- a CDS encoding Gfo/Idh/MocA family oxidoreductase, with amino-acid sequence MNRRDFVKTASGATAAAFVAPLFSIGRAGIPANSRLNVAMIGAGNIASMAYAGTPNENWVALCDVDSTYLDEAKATHANAANARTFRDFREMFDKMGGEIDAVCISTPDHTHFAATLWAMQHDCHVCTQKPLTRTVWESRALLQAASEKPHLITNMANQGHTYDGIRQAREWIEHGLIGEVKTVHSFESGPKWGNRWFQKPPSFPPPFEAIPETLEWDLWLGPLYPREFSSYYHPLKWRSFWDLGTGMLGDWFCHTCDGPVWSLGLYQPEYVELIGKDGDNGLTFIPDRSIVKWHFPARANHPACDLFWYDGGLRPQRPEKWSWGPVPARGSYFEGSENTLFLDERSNNPRLVNREEMIAFSRNGQPAERYERTVEKDPFKEWVAAIKGEGPLPGSRFEYAARLTEVALLGVLAQRFGGRLDWDAAQGRITNRPELNAFLREPCRRDWIIGETYPMQLDDSLRQPTL